From the Arctopsyche grandis isolate Sample6627 chromosome 11, ASM5162203v2, whole genome shotgun sequence genome, one window contains:
- the LOC143919392 gene encoding uncharacterized protein LOC143919392, whose translation MPPHAHRALLAILASSLIISTVTVDPERYTSPATITNTSTAPNTGTANDNHLTIPLGPQSLPKNVSKMPPIVQSPIDQHPNSAEIKQNKEPSASKPQDTVPITKSNFKNEPKHLEPVTSAEHSSAEETKVIKKQLKDDVKNASKLPEHPLDKPSKLSTVHTDKATENKGTSSSDFPFHVDIPRNETATDKSGTKSGAKKRGFIVFGSLALIAIAYIAYKRYRRGKYNRENSISFDPSDQQFKYGVLTSNEMFDNLEMANIPLTIDSDDDEELEIFDLEGRKQYGKDDRREDVGINGRLLGKGDVEILDLDLPGYSRLPKRPSESQDDDLLNLDDLTDDVLKTSVIKNDPAKGFNNKTERKDDFFDIL comes from the exons ATGCCTCCACACGCCCACCGAGCACTCCTCGCCATCCTCGCTTCCTCACTCATCATCAGCACAGTCACCGTAGATCCTGAACGTTACACCAGCCCTGCGACCATAACCAACACCTCTACAGCTCCAAACACCGGTACAGCAAACGACAATCATCTCACCATCCCTCTCGGTCCGCAGTCTTTACCGAAGAATGTCTCCAAAATGCCACCTATTGTTCAGAGTCCCATAGACCAGCATCCGAACAGTGCTGAAATTAAGCAGAATAAAGAACCGTCGGCTTCGAAGCCTCAAGATACCGTCCCTATCACCAAATCCAATTTCAAGAATGAACCCAAACACCTAGAGCCAGTGACGAGTGCGGAACATTCGTCGGCTGAAGAGACGAAAGTTATCAAGAAGCAGTTAAAGGACGATGTAAAGAatg CATCTAAACTACCGGAACATCCACTCGACAAACCCTCGAAATTGAGCACCGTCCATACGGACAAAGCAACCGAAAACAAGGGAACTTCCTCAAGTGATTTTCCATTTCACGTAGACATACCACGCAATGAAACCGCGACAGACAAGTCCGGAACGAAATCCGGTGCCAAAAAAAGAGGTTTCATAGTCTTCGGCTCGCTCGCTTTAATAGCAATAGCTTACATTGCATACAAAAGAtacag ACGGGGTAAATACAATCGTGAAAATAGCATAAGCTTCGATCCTAGCGATCAGCAGTTCAAGTACGGAGTGCTCACATCGAATGAAATGTTTGATAATTTGGAAATGGCCAACATACCATTGACGATAGACTCGGACGATGACGAGGAGTTGGAGATATTCGACTTGGAGGGCAGGAAGCAATATGGAAAGGACGATAGGAGGGAGGATGTCGGTATCAACGGCCGTCTACTCGGCAAAGGCGACGTCGAGATCCTCGATCTGGACCTGCCGGGGTACAGCAGGCTGCCGAAGAGGCCAAGCGAGTCGCAGGACGACGACCTTCTCAACCTGGATGACTTAACGGACGATGTGCTCAAGACGTCCGTGATTAAGAACGACCCGGCTAAAGGATTCAACAATAAGACTGAGAGAAAGGACGACTTTTTTGACATCTTATAG
- the Suv3 gene encoding suv3 RNA helicase: MIKSLSRLTRCSRNNILLRVNQRKCHALCQNDVTLFPNTSISGNHIVKRTKKYDRSPPISTLFVPVPVKNNPDDINVGAELTGKIKKQDLVRILSTFYQKPEIRLLCTENGLDDQLLHQAFLSFRRHCVDEDLESDLHVIISDILQGAGHVDDLFPYFIRHSKLVFPHLDCLDDLKKISDLRTPANWYPEARAMNRKVVFHAGPTNSGKTYHALEKYLSSKSGVYCGPLKLLATEIYHKSNKKGTPCDLVTGEERRYSTDYEDTEKTADAESEPTEANHVSCTVEMASLSTPYEVAIIDEVQLVGDRSRGWAWTRAILGIQAEELHLCGEAGAIPLIQDICNTTGEELEIKYYKRLTALNVEGKALGSLDRVQPGDCIVCFNKNDIYSVSRAIENRGKEVAVIYGSLPPGTKLAQANKFNDPENSCKVMVATDAIGLGINLSIRRIIFYSLIKPMLNEKGEKEISVISISQALQIAGRAGRYGSAWETGYVTTFKPEDLGTLQILLSQNPEVVTQAGLHPTAEQMELYAYHLPHANLSSLMDIFVHLCTVDDSLYFMCNTEAFKFLAEMIQHVPLPLRARYVFCCSPINQKVPFVCAMFLKMVRQYSRNYPITWMWLSNAISWPLPHPRTINDMVHLEAVFDVMDLYLWLSYRFHDLFPDSHIVRPMQGELDSIIQQGIFQLTRLLRNSEMAMGGSQQDDGDPEVGFKQKFKIDTNRQPSETGPDISKVRLSDQLLQQGLLTPRMLKQLREELGKTEKHENFRRMAPNRRNKK; this comes from the exons ATGATTAAAAGCCTTTCAAGACTGACTCGATGTTCGAGAAACAATATTCTTTTGCGCGTGAATCAACGAAAGTGTCACGCGTTGTGTCAAAATGACGTTACTTTGTTTCCAAACACATCCATCTCCGGGAATCACATAGTGAAACGGACCAAAAAATACGATAGATCCCCGCCGATTTCTACTCTCTTCGTCCCCGTTCCGGTGAAGAACAACCCAGATGACATTAACGTCGGGGCCGAGCTCACCGGAAAGATCAAGAAGCAGGATCTTGTACGCATCCTCAGTACCTTCTATCAAAAACCAGAGATCAGATTGCTCTGCACCGAAAACGGATTGGACGATCAACTTTTACACCAGGCTTTTCTGTCTTTTCGAAGACATTGTGTAGACGAGGATTTGGAATCGGATTTACATGTTATTATTAGTGATATATTACAAG GTGCTGGTCACGTTGATGATTTGTTTCCATATTTTATAAGGCATTCAAAATTAGTCTTCCCACATTTGGATTGTCTTGATGATCTTAAGAAGATTTCAGACTTGAGAACACCGGCTAATTG GTACCCAGAAGCTCGGGCTATGAATAGGAAAGTAGTATTCCACGCAGGCCCAACAAATTCCGGCAAGACTTATCACGCGCTAGAAAAATACTTATCTTCGAAATCCGGAGTATATTGCGGTCCTTTGAAATTGTTAGCCACTGAAATATACCACAAATCAAACAAAAAG GGCACACCTTGCGACCTTGTAACAGGTGAAGAAAGACGTTACTCCACCGATTATGAAGACACTGAAAAGACGGCAGACGCGGAATCGGAACCCACTGAAGCAAATCATGTATCGTGCACTGTCGAGATGGCTTCGTTGAGTACACCTT ATGAGGTGGCTATTATTGATGAAGTTCAACTCGTCGGTGATAGGAGTCGGGGTTGGGCTTGGACTAGAGCCATTTTGGGTATACAAGCGGAAGAGTTGCACTTGTGCGGGGAAGCTGGTGCAATTCCGTTGATTCAAGATATATGCAATACTACTGGAGAAGAATTAGAG ATCAAATACTATAAACGTTTGACGGCTTTGAACGTCGAAGGGAAAGCTTTAGGATCATTGGATAGAGTTCAGCCCGGAGATTGCATAGTTTGTTTTAATAAGAATGATATATATTCCGTTTCACGAGCCATCGAAAACAG AGGGAAAGAAGTTGCCGTTATATACGGAAGTTTACCACCGGGAACAAAACTAGCTCAAGCCAATAAATTCAACGATCCTGAAAATTCTTGTAAAGTCATGGTAGCCACAGATGCTATTGGTTTAGGTATTAATTT GAGTATAAGACGTATCATATTTTACTCTCTCATAAAACCTATGCTGAACGAGAAGGGAGAGAAGGAAATCAGCGTCATATCGATTTCTCAAGCTTTACAAATCGCCG GCAGGGCTGGTAGATACGGAAGCGCTTGGGAAACGGGTTATGTCACAACATTTAAACCGGAAGATTTGGGCACTTTGCAGATACTCCTGTCTCAGAACCCTGAAGTCGTAACCCAGGCCGGTCTACATCCAACTGCCGAACAGATGGAGCTTTACGCTTATCATCTGCCGCATGCTAATTTAAGTAGtttaatg GACATTTTCGTTCACCTGTGCACAGTCGACGATTCATTATACTTCATGTGCAATACGGAAGCGTTTAAATTCCTCGCCGAGATGATCCAACATGTTCCGTTGCCGCTACGAGCTCGCTATGTATTCTGCTGTTCGCCGATCAATCAAAAAGTGCCGTTTGTGTGTGCAATGTTCTTGAAA ATGGTTCGACAGTATAGTAGAAACTATCCGATTACTTGGATGTGGTTGAGTAATGCAATCAGCTGGCCTTTACCTCATCCTAGGACGATCAACGATATGGTACACTTGGAGGCTGTATTTGACGTTATGGATCTGTACTTATGGTTGAG ttaTCGTTTTCATGACTTGTTTCCCGATTCCCACATTGTCAGACCGATGCAAGGAGAGTTAGATTCAATTATACAACAAGGAATTTTCCAATTAACAAG ACTGCTTCGCAACTCCGAAATGGCCATGGGAGGCTCTCAACAAGATGATGGCGATCCTGAAGTGGGTTTCaaacaaaagtttaaaataGACACGAATAGACAGCCTAGTGAAACTGGCCCTGACATATCTAAAGTAAGGTTGTCCGACCAGTTGCTGCAACAGGGACTGCTAACACCGCGCATGTTGAAGCAGTTGCGTGAAGAATtaggaaaaactgaaaaacatgaaaattttAGAAGAATGGCTCCAAACcgaagaaataaaaaatga